The Nitrospinota bacterium region AGAATATGTTGTTTTGGGGGACACAAAAGAGATCGTCATCCCGCCTTTAAAAAGAATGAGGCTAGGTTTGAGTCGATTCAGAGGGCTCAGATGTATCCATACCCATCTCAAGGAAGAACCCCTAAACCAAGATGATTTATCTGATTTAGCCCTTCTTCGATTAGACATGATGACTGCCATAGGCGTTTTACCTAACGGGTTACCCGGATTAGTATATTCTGCCCATCTTATTCCAGAAAATTCTCAAAGAGAAAATTGGGAACAGTTAATCCCCATTCCTTTTTTTCGATTAGATTTAGATTTTCCAAAATTAATCCATTCCCTAGAGGACGAATTTACAAGAGTTTACGGTTCAAGAAAAATTGGAGATGAGAGGGACAGGGCTATATTAGTTAATGTTACCACTGATATGAAAATTCATGCAGAAGAATCACTGAATGAACTTAAAGAATTGGCTAAATCGAATAATTTGGTGGTATTGGATAAAATTATTCAATATAGGAAAGTGATAGATCCGAAATATGTATTAGGTAAGGGTAAGCTTAATGATCTTATCATTAGAGCCCTCCAGTTAGGGGCGGATTTAATTATCTTTGATAGGGAATTAACGCCTGCTCAAATCCGTTCCATATCTGATGTAACAGAGTTAAAGATAATTGATCGGACCCAGTTAATCCTTGATATATTTGCTCAAAGGGCTAAGAGCAATGATGGAAAGGTTCAGGTGGGACTCGCTCAATTAAGATACCTATTGCCTCGTTTGATTACAAAAAATACGGCCATGTCAAGGCTTACTGGAGGAATTGGAGGGAGGGGACCTGGTGAGACAAAATTGGAGATAAATAGAAGAAGGGTTAGGGATAAGATTAACCGTCTCCAAAAGGAGCTTAAAAGTCTTAGTAAGCATCGGAGTCGTCAAAGAATAAAGAGAAAGAAAAGCGGTCTGCCGATTATATCAATTATAGGATATACAAATGCAGGGAAGTCAACATTGTTAAATTCACTTACAAAG contains the following coding sequences:
- the hflX gene encoding GTPase HflX is translated as MGRYITEISRDINRQIGILVNRQGTIEYVVLGDTKEIVIPPLKRMRLGLSRFRGLRCIHTHLKEEPLNQDDLSDLALLRLDMMTAIGVLPNGLPGLVYSAHLIPENSQRENWEQLIPIPFFRLDLDFPKLIHSLEDEFTRVYGSRKIGDERDRAILVNVTTDMKIHAEESLNELKELAKSNNLVVLDKIIQYRKVIDPKYVLGKGKLNDLIIRALQLGADLIIFDRELTPAQIRSISDVTELKIIDRTQLILDIFAQRAKSNDGKVQVGLAQLRYLLPRLITKNTAMSRLTGGIGGRGPGETKLEINRRRVRDKINRLQKELKSLSKHRSRQRIKRKKSGLPIISIIGYTNAGKSTLLNSLTKSSVETESRLFATLDPTTRRLRFPRDMEVVITDTVGFIKNLPKDLMEAFHATLDELKEADLLLHIIDISNPNFEEHIKAVRKILFDLSLDEKPVLLVLNKEDRLEKEFVKNLCNLYDAVSICAKNPSTLKGLIEKIQFLLLGSPPDSVSDSWQNAIKEFRKVNSSV